A stretch of Miscanthus floridulus cultivar M001 chromosome 13, ASM1932011v1, whole genome shotgun sequence DNA encodes these proteins:
- the LOC136502135 gene encoding uncharacterized protein, translating into MPMAAGAGAGEPAPRAEAAGFGSGSGFNHLRPRRGPPPPSPSPAVGKPLPSGAVPRHAFVFDGEGGFSEAPWGLGLAPASGSARMRPGEFTWHHVELPRSAAKPLHHAQALIELLCPPLTLQEILAFVAIGPHCASSSSSGDGVGALLLHVSSPGPVGSAYALRLAVRVTESSVVTVSVGGVPRLAFGTRQASLLSEVPLGVVAASLSDEGHGGGRAVDGGVVIEERLLESLLAMNHADGAHTDNPVPRTVSNLLVHVLGTHVDHVHDIVTRLEMDLDTIELQLDKGGHFLRKLLLDGRRFPKMHLDLQRLLQVVSHGEQVFPRVKEKCASKSWFATGDIAALEDLIGRLRRLKENLGFITNRVTTLQASLDSWQSEQINKSLYYLSFLSIIFLPLSIVTGVFGMNVGGVPWTEQNKNPKNRDGFMNVMLICVVILLLLLLCFLFPSLYSHVTAWRTRRELTRSNSQNKRHLKLFKGHKEGYMRL; encoded by the exons ATGCCAATGGCGGCCGGTGCCGGCGCCGGCGAGCCCGCCCCGCGCGCGGAGGCGGCCGGCTTCGGCTCTGGCTCTGGCTTCAACCACCTGCGGCCGCGGCGGGGGCCGCcgcccccgtccccgtcccccgcGGTCGGGAAGCCGCTCCCGTCGGGCGCGGTGCCACGGCACGCGTTCGTGTTCGACGGCGAGGGCGGCTTCTCCGAGGCGCCCTGGGGCTTGGGCCTGGCGCCAGCGTCCGGGTCGGCGCGGATGCGGCCCGGGGAGTTCACGTGGCACCACGTGGAACTCCCGCGCTCCGCGGCCAAGCCGCTCCACCACGCGCAGGCGCTCATCGAGCTCCTCTGCCCGCCGCTCACGCTGCAGGAGATCCTCGCGTTCGTCGCCATTGGCCCGCactgcgcctcctcctcctcctccggcgacgGCGTAGGCGCGCTCCTGCTCCACGTCAGCTCGCCGGGCCCCGTCGGCAGCGCGTACGCGCTCCGCCTCGCCGTGCGCGTCACCGAGAGCTCCGTCGTCACCGTGTCCGTCGGCGGGGTCCCGCGCCTCGCGTTCGGGACCAGGCAGGCGTCGCTCCTCTCCGAGGTGCCGCTCGGCGTCGTCGCCGCCTCGCTCTCCGACGAGGGACACGGCGGCGGACGCGCCGTTGACGGCGGCGTCGTCATCGAGGAGCGCCTGCTCGAGTCGCTGCTGGCCATGAACCACGCCGACGGCGCGCACACGGACAACCCGGTGCCGCGGACGGTGTCCAACCTCCTCGTGCACGTCCTCGGCACGCACGTAGACCACGTCCACGACATTGTCACGCGCCTCGAGATGGACCTGGACACCATCGAGCTGCAGCTTGACAAAG GTGGTCACTTTTTGAGGAAACTGTTGCTGGATGGCAGGAGATTCCCAAAAATGCATCTCGATCTACAGCGGTTGCTTCAG GTTGTTTCTCATGGTGAACAAGTATTCCCCCGTGTGAAGGAAAAATGTGCGAGCAAGAGTTGGTTCGCAACCGGAGATATAGCAGCCCTTGAAGATCTGATAGGTCGCCTCAGAAGGCTCAAAGAAAACCTAGGATTCATTACAAATAGAGTTACCACACTTCAGGCTAGTCTGGACAGTTGGCAATCAGAGCAGATAAACAAAAGCTTGTACTACCTTTCATTTCTCTCCATAATATTCCTTCCTCTTTCTATTGTCACTGGAG TTTTCGGGATGAATGTTGGTGGCGTGCCATGGACTGAGCAGAACAAGAACCCTAAAAACCGGGATGGCTTCATGAATGTCATGCTAATATGTGTTGTGATCTTGTTACTTCTTTTGCTATGTTTCTTATTTCCTTCATTATATTCTCATGTGACGGCATGGAGAACACGCCGTGAACTGACCCGGAGCAATTCTCAGAACAAGAGGCATCTGAAACTCTTCAAAGGTCACAAAGAAGGTTACATGCGCCTATGA
- the LOC136499443 gene encoding uncharacterized protein: MVPGRASRPLEEISLPVQFGTATNYRVEHVNFYVADFDTAYHAILGRLALAKFMAIQHYAYLVLKMPSPAGVLSLRANLSVAYACETESLALTEATDLSIQMGSMVAKAKMASANDMEILEPPRASAKSKEIDEVVDSIAGYELLSFLDCYFGYHQISLKKED; encoded by the exons atggtacctggtagggcatctagaccacttgAGGAGATttccctaccagtacagttcggcacggcaaccaactatcGAGTGGAGCATGTCAACTtttacgtcgccgacttcgacaccgcctaccatgccatactgggGCGTTTGgctttggccaagttcatggccattcaGCACTATGCGtacctggtgttgaagatgccttcacctgcaggagtcctgtctttgcgggccaacctctctgtcgcctacgcttgcgagacagagagtctcgccctcaccgaagccaccgacctctccatccagatgggcAGCATGGTCGCCAAAGCCAAGATGGCATCCGCtaatgacatggagatcctagagcctcctcgtgcctccgccaagtccaaggaa atagatgaggttgtagactccatcgcCGGCTatgagttgctctcctttcttgactgttactttggctatcatcagatctccctcaagaaagaagacTAG